Proteins encoded together in one Bacteroides ovatus window:
- a CDS encoding LTA synthase family protein — translation MKKRIIQFLTTYFLFVLLFVLQKPIFMVYYHDLYTNVSLGDYFRVMWHGLPLDLSLAGYLTAIPGLLLIASAWTNSSILRRIRQGYFGVIAFIMACIFIIDLGLYGFWGFRLDATPVFYFFSSPKDAMASVSFWFVLLGILSMLIYAAILYFIFYCVLIREKKPLKIPYRRQNVSLALLLLTAALFIPIRGGFSVSTMNLSKVYFSQDQRMNHAAINPAFSFMYSATHQNNFDKQYRFMDPKIADELFAEMVDKPVAATDSIPQLLNTQRPNIIFIILESFSTHLMETFGGQPNVAVNMDKFAKEGILFSNFYGSSFRTDRGLASIISGYPGQPSTSIMKYPEKTDKLPSIPRSLKNAGYNLEYYYGGDADFTNMRSYLVSSGIEKIISDKDFPLSERTGKWGAQDHVLFQRLMKDLKEEKQKEPFLKLVQTSSSHEPFEVPFHRLDDKILNSFAYADSCVGDFVKQYQETPLWKNTLFVLVPDHQGAYPYPIENPLDGQTIPLILIGGAIKQPLVVDTYASQIDIAATLLAQLGLPHDEFTFSKNIMNPASPHFAYFTRPNYFGMITADNQLVYNLDANTVQLDEGTAKGANLEKGKAFLQKLYDDLAKR, via the coding sequence ATGAAAAAGAGAATCATACAATTTCTCACGACCTATTTTTTATTTGTTCTTTTATTCGTTCTTCAGAAACCAATCTTCATGGTTTACTACCATGACTTATATACCAATGTATCTTTAGGTGACTACTTCCGCGTCATGTGGCACGGATTGCCTCTGGATTTATCTCTTGCAGGTTACCTGACCGCTATCCCCGGCTTACTGCTCATCGCCTCCGCCTGGACCAATTCATCCATACTCCGCCGCATCCGGCAAGGATACTTCGGGGTAATCGCCTTTATCATGGCCTGCATTTTTATCATCGACCTGGGATTATACGGCTTTTGGGGATTCCGTCTGGATGCCACCCCCGTTTTCTATTTCTTCTCTTCCCCCAAAGATGCTATGGCAAGCGTCAGCTTTTGGTTTGTACTATTGGGAATCTTATCTATGCTGATCTATGCAGCAATTTTATACTTTATTTTCTATTGCGTCCTTATCCGGGAGAAAAAGCCCCTGAAAATTCCTTATCGACGTCAGAATGTCTCGCTTGCACTCCTTTTGCTGACAGCGGCACTTTTCATCCCTATCCGGGGCGGATTCAGCGTATCCACCATGAATTTGAGCAAGGTGTATTTCAGTCAGGACCAACGCATGAATCATGCAGCCATCAATCCGGCATTCAGCTTCATGTATTCCGCCACCCACCAGAATAATTTCGATAAGCAATATCGCTTCATGGACCCGAAAATAGCCGACGAATTATTTGCAGAGATGGTAGACAAACCTGTCGCAGCAACAGACAGCATCCCCCAATTATTGAATACACAACGTCCGAACATTATTTTTATTATCCTTGAGAGTTTCTCCACACACTTGATGGAAACTTTCGGAGGACAACCTAATGTGGCTGTCAACATGGATAAATTCGCAAAGGAAGGCATACTATTCAGCAACTTCTACGGTAGCAGTTTCCGTACAGACCGCGGACTGGCATCCATTATCAGCGGATATCCCGGACAGCCAAGCACCAGCATCATGAAATATCCCGAAAAGACGGACAAACTTCCTTCTATCCCCCGCAGCTTGAAAAACGCAGGATATAATCTGGAATATTACTATGGTGGAGATGCCGATTTTACCAATATGCGCTCTTACCTGGTATCTTCCGGCATCGAGAAGATTATTTCCGATAAAGATTTTCCTCTGTCCGAACGTACAGGAAAATGGGGAGCACAGGATCACGTCTTATTCCAACGCCTGATGAAAGACCTGAAAGAAGAAAAACAAAAAGAACCGTTTCTGAAACTTGTACAGACATCAAGCAGCCACGAACCATTCGAAGTCCCGTTCCACAGACTGGATGACAAAATCCTCAATTCTTTTGCCTATGCCGATAGTTGCGTGGGAGATTTCGTGAAACAGTATCAAGAGACACCGCTATGGAAAAATACACTGTTTGTACTCGTTCCCGATCATCAGGGTGCATATCCGTATCCAATAGAAAATCCGCTGGACGGCCAAACCATTCCACTGATTTTAATTGGAGGTGCAATAAAACAACCCTTGGTTGTAGATACTTATGCTTCACAAATAGACATCGCCGCTACCCTGCTCGCTCAACTAGGATTGCCGCATGATGAATTTACTTTCAGCAAAAATATCATGAATCCGGCGTCACCTCATTTCGCATACTTTACCCGGCCGAATTATTTCGGAATGATTACCGCCGATAATCAATTGGTATATAACCTCGATGCCAATACTGTGCAACTGGACGAAGGTACTGCCAAAGGAGCCAACCTGGAAAAAGGAAAAGCGTTCCTGCAGAAGCTCTACGACGACCTGGCGAAACGCTAG